The Bemisia tabaci unplaced genomic scaffold, PGI_BMITA_v3 genome includes the window TTTGTAAGTTGTTAACactcttttttctccatttaaattcattaaaaatatcgatattaggtgaggcaaggtgcctcaccaagaatcgattgttttgcaaatatttaaatggaggtaacagtgttgtcaactttcaagaatcgccgctGCCAATAGATTGGTGTTGAAATTTATGGTTAGTTTCATTCCTAGTATGCCAAGTATTCTATAACAACTATGAATATCTCGTTCCAGATTTTCATTTTCCGGGTAACAAAAGGGCCGTTTAATGAAGAATTTTACCAGTGCGTTACTCATGGATTTTACCAAGAGCCATGGCAAGAACTTGTGTATCCTGTGTTTAATATATTCACTATGTTCGTCCTCCCATTGGCTCTTCTTGTCAACTCATACACCAATACAATCATGATTATTGCAAGTAAGCCGCAAATATATTTGATCGTTATAAAATCTGATTTATAATATGTCTGCTTCAGCCAGACGTAGATATGTTTAACATCATGTTTCCTAATACACTTTAAAAACTAGCTGTAACCCTCTTAAAGCTTTTGTTCGTGATTCTCAATGAATGAcagaaaatccatttttctgGAGGAACTTAAGTAATTATTGTGTGAAGTTTCTCATTTTTGaacaattgtaaaaaaaaatcattttattttctcatgaaGTAACTTGTGTCTGAATTCAAATCAATCTGAGGAGAACAATCCAACCGACAAAAAACACGCGAAACGTATGTTTGTGCATTTAAATGTCGCCAAAAGTATTTAGAGGTAATCTTGAAAAGAAATATAAAAGATTATCTCCTAAAAAGAAcgcaaaaatacttgtttttttttaccaaatttgaCGACAAAATGACGCACAAAAAACGCCTACAATCACTGACATGTAAAATTTTAACGTATAGACAGTTGCCTATACAAAAAATTGTGGGACTCTTTCCAGACCATACTTATACGTATCTTAGTTGTATATACATATTATATTACCTATCTCAAAAATGTTGTGTTCTTCAGTTttcatgaaagttttaaattctAGGGAGTAGCAGAAATATCACCGTGCCTAATGGGGACCTAGTCGTAGGAAACGAGAATAGGAGGCAGTTCTTGGAGCGAGCGAAGATGAAATCATTTTGGATGGCCACGGTTATTATTCTAGTCTTCATAATTTTCTGGACGCCTTACTACACCATGATGATTATACTGCTTTTCCTCAGACCCGACAGCCAGGTGATTGGTCATTTTTATATTATTCGAATATAAATGGAGTAGAAAAGTTGTATAGATATTAAATTCAACTCATTCTAAACATTTTCtaaattgattattattgaCATCAATATCATGTAGGTTTAAACCGCATCAAATTTAGCAGAATATAAGAAAATGTGATAAAACAAGTGGAACTTTTTCCACTTTTTAccctctttttcaaaaattttgtccgCTTAAGAGGGCGAAAAATGAGagacaggaagaaaaaggaatttAGTGATACAATTTTAAGGCTGTCATTTCAATATGTTGAAGCTTTCTTTACAGCCGCGTCGGAAAACTATATTTTTGGGCATATGTTCTTCTCATTCTCATGAATTGTGATACttgtataaaaaaatacttacgtttcaaaaattcattacagaTAGGCGAAAGACTAAAATCATGGATATTCTTTTTTGGCATGCCAATCAGCCTGGTGAACCCTTTCATTTACGGCCTCACTCGACTTCGAAAACCAGAATTTAAAAACCAGTTCAACAGCAGTGGCAGGTAACTATCAGTAAATCGTGTTtcaaaaggaaaaggaaaacgaTGTCCACTTGTCCACTCTACATAAGCCCAACTCTCCAACATCATAAACATAATTACTTTTTCGCTTTGTATTCCATACAGATTTTCAAGGCATTTACATTCATTACTGGTTGAGGAAAAGGAAAGCATTTGGTTTTTCTGTTAGTCATATGaacgaaaaaaactgaaaaaatgggcTCCTAATTGCGGACCTcagattgcgacgttgcaagtttccACTAGTGTTTTATCGTTTTGTAGACAAACTAACCAGCAGTTctcagtgatttttttctagGACTTTTTCACTTACTCTTTaaagaaatacatacatacgagtcgctgttatagcgctctttggcgctttgcgacacctaatcgccacaaagctcggtcttcccacaggttatcagggagttgacactccctcatctcacttaacaccccctgtcgccaacctctcactgggcgtcccctacgcctcctcccaggagaaacccaatcaagcatcttttttggcagcctctcttccgtcatcctattgacatgaccataccaaacaagttgtttggtcatgacgtcgaacacgatgtcattttcgacttccattatctgacgcactctatcattacggacccgatctctcctagaaattcctgccgaccttctccagaaatccatctccgttgctcttagcatatcctgtgtccgtttcttcagctgccaaacttcacatccgtaaaATTCTCTTTAAAGAAATCACATAGAATAttaagataaaattttaatcagcttgcccttgaaaaaaaaaaaaaaacaggatggGAGGTTTTGAAATGTAACAACTGAGATGTTCATTTTTCGCATTTATAAATGTTTGGCTGGAAAGGTCTTTCTAGTTGCTCTTGCTCAACACTCACAGACGTTTCGTAGTCGCTCGAACTCCTTATAACATGATTTTCtattcaaaagaaaacaaaaagtacAGTACCCATGAAGAATTCAGTCTAAGTAGAGAAAATCTACCAAAAGATTTACCAATTTATATGGTatcttaagaatttttttaatttccataCCGTTTTTCATCCATTGATATTCCGATATTAGTCCTTTATGGCATTCTGTTATTCTTcggatgagaaaaaatataattttctttaaaaaaaaaacgacttaTGATGAACAATTATTTTCTCCCAATGTACTGAGCGTTTCTCTCTGCAGGGCAGAGTTTGGCGACGCGAGTTATAGATTCCCCgacaaaaattggtaaatttacGCAAACCTTAAATGCTCATATTTCAAATATTCTTGGTTATGAGTCGCCAAATAAAATAGCGAATAATTTACTCCTCCCGTATGAAAGCTTGAATCTTTATGTCTTCATTTATGTTGTACATATTCGAAATATCTGATCATGTCTATTTGCAAAATGTCTGCTTTCGATCCGTCATTTTTTCTACCTTGAAATGAGTCATAATattagcttttttttctttgttcaatGATATCAGATCGTGGACCAGCTGCAATCAAACAAAATTGCCCGAAAGCAGTTCAATGCCGCCGGATCAACACAAAGCACTGATGTCTGACGAGGTCAGTTAGCTCCCCCGCACAAAGAGGGTCTTTTTATTGGAAAAGTTTTACTCGCTTCATCTGAGCGAAGATTTATCACTACTAATAGAAATCCACCCTGGACAACTGTTCTTTCTCTGGGCAAAACGTTTTCTCACAACTCTAGCGGGGTTGTTCTTTACCTTGGATTTTGGGAATATGCGCGGTacaatttctctctctttctttatgaaaaattgaggcAGAGATTTGTAAAAAAAGCTCCTTTTAGAAATACAGATAGAATATGTTTAGAATCATCAAGACCTCgaagaaaatgtttcaaagtaGAAATTGGTGACGATTTGAGAAAAACTCCTATGgaagtgacaaaaaaaagttataaagtATATGTGAATATGTAAATAAAATGTTGCGATTATTTATTACACGATGATTTGATTTTCATTAATTCGTTCCCTCATTTGTCCCAGAACTTACATCAAAAGCAATTTCAATACAGGCTAAACCATCAAGCTTATGTTTTAGGAGTATTGATCTTTTTTCTGTAACATTTTTAGACCTATACAATGTATCCTCTTATAAGATTACGCGAGACCTGCCTCCTTCTGGGGTTTTTCTcttgtaatttgtttttaatcaaaGGTTCGAGAGTATAAAATATGAGTTAATTTTGTATacaatcaattgaaaaaaaataaataaattaaagtaattagttaattttataaaaatagtgAGCTCAATTTTAAATCCACTGCTTCTTATTCAAATCATTTGGTACAGAATATTTCTTTCATTCTAGAAATTGTCttccatttcatttttggtAAAAGTTACGTGAAATTTATTAGATAATCTAATTGAAAGGattgctctctcctctccccaATAAGCTGACCCCTCGAATGTCCCAGACTTTCACACGATGTGTTTCTGTGTATCTTCCACGAAAACTTCCTTGTCCCGACCAAGTTGAAAAGAGAATAGCTGCATGACTATGAACTTgtgattaatattttaaaatgcatGCAAGAACTACACTGTCACTTCGAAAGAGAAACGTGGGTTTTATATATAAAAGTTAGTTGATAGAATATATAGCGCTTTCTAAGCGTATACGTACTTCTTCTCTCGATTTGTCCCTTTATAGCAAAGCTTGCAAGCGTTGTAAGCCTTCCTGAACGAACAATGAAAGCAAGGCGAATTGCAAGTTATGATCTCATAATTCCTGAGTATCCACTCAATAAAACAgatgtttcattttaaaaactgagaaacaagcaaacttaTAGGGATCATACAAGAGCAACAGATTACTCcataacaaaaaaatattttactcatAAACAAGcatatttttatatttctgAGATAAACTCAAGTGTCTATAGAAACTTTTGCATTCTACAGTCAAGTCCGCTCCATAATTGTTGCGGGCAATCCCTATGGTTTAAAAGACCGGCAGGCATGCTGGTACGGTTTGGGCGTCGTTATCATTCGTTTTAATGTACTTGTACCGTACATAATATTCAggtaaatttcgtcaaaaataagaGTAGGGTGAGTTGCAAGAGCTTTGTCGTGATGCTGTTAGAGATAATGTGCAAATTTACGGCAGCTTTAATGATTATCGGTCTAGTGACCGAATTTCACGCAGAATCGGCTGTTTTGGAGCAAAAACCTCTTGATTGGTGGCAACGAGGGGTTTTTTACCAAATTTACCCTAGGTCCTTCAAAGACAGTAATGGCGATGGTGTTGGAGATCTGCGAGGTAAGGAATCAAATATTCTTTCACGATTAGAACTTCAAATTTCGCAGCTAAAAGAATATGTTAGCAGCTAGATTCCCGTTTTGGTATGATCCTCAGAAAATCAAACACACTATACAAGATGGCAGAGAGAGATTATCATGCGGCTGGTTCATAAAACCAGGTGCAagatttaaatggggaaaaaaacctACCAATGCACATGTAAAAAGGGACAAATATATATTATTGGCTACTTAATTTTCTGGGAGTTCTATATATAATCAGATTATAGTAGCCacta containing:
- the LOC140225981 gene encoding gonadotropin-releasing hormone II receptor-like, encoding MLSLHLSTFILVHIGIDRFMAVRYPIRSISKNTTSRAICGIWILSTILSLPQIFIFRVTKGPFNEEFYQCVTHGFYQEPWQELVYPVFNIFTMFVLPLALLVNSYTNTIMIIARSSRNITVPNGDLVVGNENRRQFLERAKMKSFWMATVIILVFIIFWTPYYTMMIILLFLRPDSQIGERLKSWIFFFGMPISLVNPFIYGLTRLRKPEFKNQFNSSGRSWTSCNQTKLPESSSMPPDQHKALMSDEVS